DNA sequence from the Butyricimonas faecalis genome:
CCGTTTAAAGTTGATCGTTTCCTTTTACCGGAAATAGATCGTTTGGCGATCGTGAATGCTGCTATTCGGGGAATCCCCGGGATGAAAGCTTGTGATGTAGAGTTTTCTATGCCTAAACCTTCTTACACGGTTGATACCTTGCGAGTGTTGTTTGATCGGTATCCCGACCGGCAGTTTGCTTTGATCATCGGGGGAGATAACGTACCGGATTTCCCGAAGTGGAAGGAGTATCGTTGGATCGAGTCACATTGTTCCATCTTTGTTTATCCCCGTCCAGGAATGATCACTCCTGTTGAAGGATCTACGGGTATGACATTCATTGATGCGCCTTTATTTCCCTTGTCTGCTACCGAGATCCGGGAAATGATTCAAAAAGGGGATGATATTTCAGGTTTAGTTCCAAGTGAGGCGTTAACATTGATCTGGGAGTCGTATTCAAAATAAGTGAGCTTGTTATGTGATGTAAAACAAAATTGGCAGAGATATTCTACATCTCGTAACGTGCTCACTTATTTCACAGAACAATGCTTGTTGGAAAATTGGGGTAGAAGAAAATCATGTTACCATGATAAACATCTTGCCAGCTTCACTTCCCGAAAGCTACATAAACAGTTACGTCTTGGCAGGTTTTCTGACTTGCTTCCTTTTCGTCGCCTTCCCATCTATGTACAGACAGTGGCAGTAGAGACTAAAGTTTCGAAGCTTACAGCTGCGGGTACAGTTCCCGACTCTCACGGGATTCCCTCGTAATGTCACGAAGAACATTACCTTTCCAATACGTTTACAAACATAGGGAAAATAATTGGAAATTGAAAATGGAGAATTGAAAATTATTCTTTTTCATGAGGGTTATGCTTTTTCGAATAATTATGAGATGTGTTGTATAATTATGCATGAAAAGCAAAACGTAAAATACAGATTTTTAATGCATTATGCTTAAATTTGAGAGGCCGTAAACGTTGTAAAAAGTCGAAAACAAGTTGTACTTTTGTGCGGCTAAAAATGAGCGAAATTAATAACTAAAATAAATAAATTGTAGTATGGGATTTGTAACTAAGGAGAAATTATTCTCCAAGGATTTCTTTATCACCTACGGATGGTTGTTGGGTGGTTGTTTCGTGTTTGCATTAGGGGCTGTGTTATTTGCCGAGCCTTACGGTTTTGCTCCCGGGGGAACATACGGTCTGTCCATGGTATTTCATCATTTGTGGGGTTGGGAGACTGAAATTGCAGCCCTTTGTATGGATGTGCCTTTGTTATTATTGGGTATCTATTTCTTGGGAGGGATGTTTGGTGTGAAAACCATCATCTGTACGTTTGCCATTCCGGCGTTTATGCGGTTGATTCACTATCTTTACGGTTATGATGCTTTGTTGGAACCGGGAATTACCGATCGGACGATGTTGAATGAACAGCTATTATCAGCTATTTTCGGTGGTATTGTTTACGGTATCGGTATCGGTATGATTTTTAAGGCGCGGGCAACATCCGGGGGATCGGATATCATTTCCATGATTTTGAACAAGTACACGCATATTTCTTTGGGAACATTGGTGATTATCGTGGATTGTACGATTACCTTGTCAACGGTTGTTGCTTTCGGAGACTGGCGTTTGCCCATGTATTCTTGGATTATCGTGTTCATCGAAGGTAAGGTGATTGACTTGATTGTGGAAGGTGCTTCTGTCCACAAGACGTTGATGATTGTGACCAAAGAGATCGATGCCGTGAAGAATATTATCTTGAATGATATTAAGCGCGGAGCCACAATCTTACCGGCAATCGGGGCTTATAAAGGAGAGCCGCGTGAGGTGATTTATACAATTTTAACCCGTCGTGAGATGATGGTTTTACGTCACAAGATACGTGAAATTGATCCGGAGGCTTTTATAAATGTCATTGATTCTAGGGAAATATTAGGAAAAGGATTCAAGCCACTTGATGCAGAATAAAAAAGAGCCACATGGCTCTTTTTTTAATACATATCCGTGATATCCCAGACAAATGCCCGTATACCGTTTTCTTTATTCACCTCGTCTAGATTCTTGACATATTTTAAGATCAGGGGAACCATTTCGTCTTCCACGATTGTCATGGTGGCGGAGTTCATCTCCGGCCAAGTATGAGTTCCCATTCTGGGTTCTCCATCCACGGTACCGGCTCCGTTGACCAAAGGCCATTGCGTGAATCCTCGTATTTGCAATTGATCAAGGATAAAAGCAACCCGTTCCGTCAAGGCTTGGTTATATGATATAAATACTGCTTTCATAATGTTTTAGGTTTTAGATTTTAGATTTACGATTCAACATCGTAAATCTAAAATCAAATATTACTTATTTCTTTTTTGGAAGATCTCTTTCCGCGTTAAAGTCTGCCATGAATTTGAACTGTTTACTAAGAATCTTTTTCTTGTCACGGCTACCGCTCTTGTCCATTGCGGCGTAAACGGCCGGGACAATCAACATGGTGATGATCGTGGAGAATACCATACCACCGATAACAGCGACACCCATCGGTCGCCAAGTTTCAGAACCCTCTCCAGCACTAATTGCCATCGGAACCATACCTAAGATGGTTGTTAACGAGGTCATTAATACCGGACGCAGACGAGAACGACAAGCCATTGCGATTGCATCGTACAGGCGGATGCCCCGTTCACGCATCAAGTTGATGAAGTCGATCAACACGATACCGTTCTTCGTAACGATACCTACCAACATGATAGCTCCCAATGCGGCAACGATACTCAAGGTCGTGTTCGTCAGCAACAAGGCCAAAACCACACCCGTGAAGGCGAACGGGATAGCCAACATGATGATGAACGGCATCTTGAATGACTCGAACTGTGCGGCCATCACGATGTAAACCAACATCAAAGAGAGCAACAACAATAAGAACAAAGAGCTGAATGATTCTTGTTGGTCCTCGTAGCTACCACCGATGTACACGGATACTTCCTGTGGTATTTCTGTGTTGTTGATGACTTCCTGAGCTACGGCAGCAATATCTCCTAGGGCAACTCCTGCTGCCGGGGTGATAGACACTTTCAATAAACGTTGTTTACTCTTACGCTCGATATTTGGTGGAGAGAAGAACTCTTGTATTTCTCCCAGTTCTTTTAACCGCACCTTCTGGCCCTTGCCGTCAGGGATGATGATATTTTCAATCTCGGTGATCGAAGAACGGTATTTCTCGTCGAAACGTACGATAATATCATATTCCTCTCCGTTTTCCTTGTATTTACTGTTCCGGTATCCATAGATACGGTTACGCATGTATGAACCGACTTCAGAAGTTGTCAGTCCGTGACGAGCCAATTTATCTTGATCCAACATGATACGCAACTCGGATTTATCCTCGTCACGGCTGATCTTGATGTCCTCTGCTCCCGGAATCTGGCGGGCCTTTTCGGCAATCTGGTGAGCCAAGTTTGTAGTTGTGTTGAAATCGTGTCCCATGATTTCAATGTCCACGTTATTACCACCCATGGAACCACCGCTTGATGTGGTTACCGTGTATTGTAAAATGTCAGGGAATTTTTTCAAAATACCACGCACTTGGTCAGCGATTTGGAACACGCTACGTTGACGCTCTTTGATATCTGTCGTTCTCAAACGCATGTTCAAGATATTGTTACCCGTGCTGTTCATCATGGATGCAAAAGAAGCTTCCTCCTCACTACCGTAAGAAAGGTTGATCAACTTGATTTCCGGAATATCATTGCGGATGATGGAATCGATTTCCAAAGCGACCTTTTTCGTCACTTCTACACGTTGTCCGGATTGCATCTTGGCATACACGTTCAAGTAGTTCTGGTCATTCTGGGGCATAAAGTCCGTCTTGATCAATTTAGCCATAAACATGGAGGCAAAGAATAAGGCGAACATACTAACGATAGTCACCGTCTTGTGAACAAGTACCCAACGGATTAATTTCTCGTAAGCGCTATCCAGTTTTTCCAACATTCTGGAAACAAAGTTATAGAAACTGAATTTACCCGAGTTCGTCTTCTCTTGGATCCTCATCAATTGAGAACACAACATGGGAGTCAAGGAGATAGCAGTTACGGTTGACGTACATACCGTGATACAAACGATCCATCCCAACTGTTTGAACAAAATACCGGTCATACCACTCACCAAGGTTAACGGGAAGAACACGGCCACGGTTACCAATGTCGTAACGATTACGGACAGCCAAACCTCATTCGTACCGTATTTTGCCGCTTCTCGCGGACGGCTACCTCGGTCGATGTGTTTCGTGATGTTCTCCAATACCACGATGGCATCATCCACAACCATACCGATTGCGATAGAGAGGGACGATAGTGATATGATGTTAAGTGATTCCCCGGTTGCAAACAAGTAGATAAAAGCAACAATCAAGGAGATCGGGATAGTCAGTGCGATGATGAAAGTCGCTCTCCAACGCCCTAAGAATAGGAACACGATCAAAACCACGAAGATCAAAGCGTACATCAAAGACTCCTGCAAGTTGTTGATAGACTTAATAATGAAGTCCGAGTTGTCCGAAATGATTTGGAAGTGGATATCTGTTGGTAATTCTTTTTGTGCTTTTTCAATTTCACTTTTTGCCTCTTTGGCAACGGCAACGGCATTAGCATCGGTTTGTTTGGTTACCATCAATACACCACCCCGACCTCTGTTAATCGTTTGTTCCAGGGTGATATCTTTCAGGGTATCCCGTACGTTTGCAACATCCCGCAAGTAAATGATTTTATCATTCTTGGTACCCAGCACGATGTTTTTAATCTGGTCACTCTCTTCGAATTCTCCTTCCACGCGCAGAGTATAGTCCATCTGTCCCATCTTCACGTTACCGGAAGAAATATCTTTATTCTCTGCCAGAATCTTGTTACCGATTTGCTCTAACGTCAAGTTATAGGCGTCAAGCTTGTTGGGATCCAAGTCCACGTAAACCACACGTTCCGGGGCTCCGGCCACGATAACAGAGGCAACTCCGTCCACCCGATTTAATCGGGTAACCAGTTTGTCATCCAAAATCTTATCAATACCGGGATATGATTCCTTTGCAGTTACGGCGTAGATCAAAATAGGCATCATGGAGGTGTTAAAACGCATGATGGTAGGCCGATCTATATCATCCGGAAGGCTTGACATGGCTTTATCCACAGCATCACGCACGTCGTTCGAAGCCTCGTCAAGATTTACTTCCCACTCAAATTCCAAGGAGATAACGGATAAGTTATCGTAAGAAGTTGAGGTCAATTCCTTCAAGTCATCCACCGAATTTAACTGGTTTTCGAGGATCTTGGTCACGTTCTCTTCAATATCTGCAGCGTTAGCTCCCGGATAGGTTGCCATTACCGTGATATAAGGCGGGTCCATCTTGGGATACTGGTCCACCGGTAGTTGTATATAGGAGGCAACACCCAATACAATGATGGCGAGGAAAACCATCAAGGTTGAAATGGGTTTGTTGACCGCTGTATTGTATATACTCATATGCTGAATTTTAAATTTTAAGTTTTAAATTTTAAGTTGCGGGTTCTCCTATTTTGTAATAGAAAGTGGTGATCCGTCAACTAACCGACCCTGACCGACAACAATCAATTCGTCTCCTTCGTGGATCTCATCACTGATCAACTCTACTTGATCCTCGAAACGTCTGCCGAGTTTTACTGCCGTACGTTTTGCTTTTCCATCTTTATTCAAGAACACGTAACGATCGTTTGAGCCCTGTAATTTCAACACGGCAATAGCAGGAACAACCATGGTTTGGGTGTTACCGATGAAGAAGTCAATGGTTCCGTACATACCCGGTCTTAATGCTTCATCGTTATTCGGGATTTTTACTTCTACAGTGAACGTTCTTGAGGCTGGGTCAATCGTTGGGTAAACGATGCTAACCGTACCGTCAAATGTTCTGTCAGGATAGATATTGCTCTTTAGCTGAACTTTAGTCCCCTTTTGCACGGACAAATAATATTGTTCGGCTAGATTCACGTAAGCTTTCAACGGGTTGATCTTCTCGATTGCGATGATAGAAGGTTTGCTGGCACCACCGAAAGCGGCTCCCGTGTAAAGTTCTCCGTTCTCGAAATATTTCCCGGTTACGATACCGTCAAAAGGAGCGAGCATCTTCGTGTTTTCTTTCAAGAAATCTACGTTTGCCTTGGCCACCTCGTATTGGGTTACGGCAGCATCGTAAGCCTGTTTGGAAATACTTCCGGTTTTATTTAATTGAACGGCACGGTTATATTCCGTTTCCAGGTTCTTTAATTGAACTTCTGCCTGAACTAACTGGGTTCTATCCATTTCAACGAGTAACTGCCCCTTCTTGATGCGATCGCCCACTTCCACGTAGATCTTCTCGATTCTTCCCGTGGCAGCGGGGGCATAGTACACTTGTTTGTCAGCTTGTAAGTTGGCGGCATAGTCCAATGTTTTGGCAATATCCGTTTTCTCTAGTTTTTGTACCTTAACAGGAACCGCTTCCACGGTTTTCTCTGTAGTCTTATCTTTTTTGCCCGAGCAACCGGCAAGGATAGCTAATGCTATAATCGATAAAATGAGATTCTTTACCATTGTATTTCTTTTTTGTTTTTATTATTCAAGTTGTTTTATCGAGGAAGTTGATTATACAATTTTTCCAAGCTTACTTGTGCCTGTAGTAATGTAAGAATGGCTTCCGTGTAATTTGTTTCTGCTTGCAGGTAGTTATTGTTTGCTTGCGTCAAGTCCAGACTGGAAACAGCTCCCAATTCATATTTTCTTTGGTAATTCTTTAATACCCGCGTGGCAACATCGATGTTTTCTTTTTGCAGGTTGTAATTCTCCATGGCATTTTTCAAGTTGAATTTCAACTGCTCATCTTGCACATTCAACTGATCTTGCAATAAACTTTTTTGCAAATAGGATTGTTCCAGGGTGATTTTGGCTTGTTTCACTTTCGAATCCCGTTGTAAACCGGAGAAGACAGGAATGTTCATCGTGAGTCCGGCCGTGTGTTTCGGACTCATATCCAATGCCGGTTTCAAAATCTTGTAGTTGAAGTTGTAATTGCCGGAGATCGTGGGAGCGTAACTCCATTTTTCCAATCCCAGCATCTTCTTGTTCAACTCGGTTTGCGTGGTGACCAATTGGTAACTCAAGTTATTATTGATATCAAATTTCTCGACATACAAACGAGTGGATTTATCGTTTTCCAGGAACACATCCAGTGCATCCGTGAGTTTGATCGGGGTTCCTGCTTCCAGTCCCAGTTGAAGACGCAATAAATTGTAATTTACAGCAACCGTTCTCTCCATGGATAACAAACTGTTTTTCAGTTGCCCCACGTTGATGCGAATTTGATCCACATCCGTAACTTCAACCGTTCCGGCCTTGTACATGTTATCGGTGTGCTTGTAAATTTCATTCATGTTCTCCAAATTCTGACGTAGAATATCGAGCATTCTTTCAGACACCAATACCGTGTAGTATGAATTATAGATATTCTCAATGATATCCAATTCCGTGGATTCAACTTCTTGCTCGGTCAAACGCACCGCGATCTTGCTGGTTTGCATTCCTAGGATCCATTGACCGCTGAACAATAATTGTTGCAAACCTACCGTTAGGTTGGATTGGTCTTTCATTTTTATTGCCTGCTCGCCGAAATTCATCTTGTAGCCGAAATTTGTGGAATACGTTACGGTACCATTAACTTGTGGTAACCCCTGTGATACGGATTCCCGTACCTTCTGGCGATACAAATCAATATTCATCTGCGAAGATTGCAGTTCTTTGTTGTGCTTGATGGCAAACTCCACTGCTTGCTGCAGCGATATTGTTTGCGGTGCTTCCTGGGCACAAAGCATCCATGGCACGAAAAACATCAAGAGGAAAAGAGTCATTCCTTGTTTCATAGATTATAGATTTAATTATTTATTTTTTCCGGGAAATTTCAAATGTTTTTTCTTTTGTTGCAAAACTCATACCAAAAAACTTGATCATCCATCTTCTGGGCGATTTGCAGTGTTTTTTAAGCGTTCAAATTCTTTCAAACCTTTTTCTGTGGATATAGCGTAAATAAAATTGACAAAGATCGTTGAAATAATTACTGAAATCGGGTATTTAAGCTTACTGGTAATTTCAGGGTTTTTCAGAAAGTGCATTTGTTTGCCTAGCAGGTACAATTGTAATTCTTTGTCAATATCCTTTCGGAAAAGTTCTTGTTTTATACCGTTATCCAGTAATGCCACGAGAAACTTCTTCGTTGACTCCTCTTCTTGCTTGGCTACTCTTTCGTACACGGCCGGGTGGTATTTCTTTAAATCAAAATGATTGGCAGGTAATCGGCTACCCAAGTCACTCACCATGAAATCCCGAATTTCGCTCATGACCACGATCGGATTTTTCTTGGCGAGTTGATCAACATCCGTGTTTTTTATTTTTTCATCTCTTCTGTACAACATCACTTGTTCCACCACGTCGTCTTTATTGGCAAACTGTTGGTAAAGTGTTTTTTTGGAAATTTTCAAGTGATTCGCTATATCATCCATGGAGGTACTTCTCAATCCGAATCTCAAGAAAAGATCCGAAATAGCAGCTATAAGTTCCCTTTTTTGTTTTATGTTTTCTTCCATAGTTGACATTTTAGTATTTGCATTTGGAAACGAAATGTATTTAAAACGTTTCCTCGTGCAAAAGTATACAAATATCATTCCACTAATATGACTCGCGTGTTAAAGTATTGTTAAAACTCTTTTGGGTACACTTTTCAATGATTTTAATCTTATTACATCATTTTCAATTTTCAATTCTCACTTTTCAATTCCATTATCCTATCTTTGTGTCATGATTGATCAGGCAACTATACAGAAAATTTTTGATGCGGCGGATATATACGAAGTGGTGTCCGATTTCGTGAGTTTAAAAAAGCGAGGCGTGAACTATCTTGGCCTATGTCCGTTTCATAACGAGAAGACAGGTTCATTCACCGTTTCCCCGGCAAAGGGCATATACAAATGTTTCGGTTGTGGAAAAGGGGGGAATGCCGTGAATTTTATCATGGAACACGAGCAAATGTCTTACGTGGAAGCATTGAAATATCTGGCCGAAAAATACCATATCCCGATTGAGGAAAAGGAATTAACGGAGGAACAGAAGAAAGAGAAAACCGAGCGGGAGAGTATGCTGATCGTCTCTTCGTATGCCAATGAATATTTCCAGTATCAACTGTGGAACACGGATGAGGGACGTTCCGTGGGACTGGGTTATTTGCGCCAACGAGGTATCAGTGACGAGATGATTCGTAAATTCGGTTTGGGGTATAATCCGGAAGGTTGGGGGGCTTTTGCGAAAGCAGCTCAAGAGAAGGGCTACAAGAAAGAGTTTCTCGTGAAGACAGGATTAACCATCGAGAACGAGAAAGGACTTTTCGATCGATTCCGCGCCCGTGTGATGTTTCCTGTACTTGATCTGGCAGGGAAGGTGATCGCTTTCGGTGGGCGGACGATGACAGCCGATAAAAAGATTTCAAAATACTTGAATTCTCCGGAATCCGAGATCTATCATAAAAGTAAAACCCTGTACGGGATTTTCTTTGCCAAAAAATCGATCGTGCAACAGGATCGCTGTATCTTGGTGGAAGGCTACACGGATGTGATCTCTTTTCACGCGAAAGGAATTGAGAATGTAGTGGCCTCCTCGGGGACCTCTTTAACGATTGAACAAATCCGCTTGATTCGTCGTTTGACTCCGAACGTTACGATTATTTATGACGGGGATGCAGCCGGAATCAAGGCCTCTTTACGGGGAATCGACCTCGTCTTGGAAGAAGGATTGAACGTGAGAGTACTTTTACTGCCGGACGGGGAGGATCCGGATTCTTTTGCTCGAAGTCACACATCGCAAGACTTGGCGGACTTTATTGCGAATAACGAGACTGATTTTATAAATTTCAAGACTAAATTGTTATTGGGTGCGGCAGGTGATGATCCGGTTGAGCGGGCTCGCTTGATCACGGATATCGTGCGAAGTATCGCCAAGATCCCGGATAACATCGTGCGTTCAGTCTATGTGCGCGAAACGGCTCACCAGTTGGATGTCGAGGAACGGATTTTATATACCGAGATTGCCAAGGTTCGATTGAAAAACGAAGAACAACCTTCTAAAGTTCCTGCCACAACATCGAAACCGCAAATAACACCCCCGACACGAGGTGCAACTCCTTGTGACATCGAGGAGAGCGTGTTGATCCGTTACCTGCTTTTATTCGGGGATAACGAGTTGTACGAGGAGGAGCATAACGGGTATATGCGAAGCGTGAGTGTCGGGGAATTCATTATCCGGGAACTCGGGGAAGATGACTTGGAGTTACTAAATCCCGTGTTTCGTACAATGCAACAGGAATATCAGCGTCAGTATGAATCGCCGTCGTTCATCCCGGCCCGTTACTTTATTTCTTACCCGGATATAAAAGTTAGTACGATGGCAGCCAATATCTTGAGCGAACCTTACGAATTAAGTAAGATTTGGTACAAGATGGACAATTTTGTCGAGACTGAACAGATGAAACTTGCTGAACTTCTTCCTAAAATACTGGACAATTACAAGATGCGGAGAGTGGAAATGCTTTCTCGAGACATAGATAATCGCATCCTTGAATCGCAGAACAGTAAAGATCCTTCGCAAATCGTAGAACTCCTCAAGCGCAAAAATGCCATCAACGTCATTCGTCGTAAGTTAAACGAGAAATTGGGACGTACGGGAATCCATTGAATGATATTTCTCCCCATCTCCTCTCATACATCTTCGGGCTTACCGCACGTTGTGGTGTATAGTATATATCCTTCTTCGTAATCATTCCCGATGTACTCGATTCTGATAGACAAATCCTTTTTTAATGGTTGCCTGATTCGGCACACGTATTCCTTTATTCTCTTTCTTTTGCCAAGGGTGGCCCCCTTCCAAATTCCCAGCGTGAGATAATCCATGTTAGCAATTTGATTGTTTTTAGCGCATAGTAATTGTAGAAGGCGTGCTTCACTGGAACTTAGTAGGGTCACTTCTCCTTGGATGGTTATCGTGCGTGCAACAACATTAAATGTTGTGATGGAAGAAAGTTCATATATGTGTGGGGCATTTAAGCGTGTAACTATTTTTTGGCGAAGGGCTTTCAAATGGGCAATCAAAACATTTGGAGGACGGTCTTTAGAAATGAATCTATCCGCTCCGGCATCCAGTGCGGCAATTTCTCTTTCAGGTTCTCCGTGGGAGGTATAGATGATAATACATGTTAGCGGGTCTTTCTTTCGAATCAATCGGATAACTTCTATCCCGTCTTTTAGGGGCATATACAGGTCGAGTAATAAAATATCAGGCTTTTGACGGTTATAAGCATCCCAGGCTTCTTCCCCGTTAACAGCAATGTCAACTATGAATTCGTGTTCTTCCAGGATCATTTTTGTCAATTCGGAATCGACTTTATTGTCTTCCGCGTAAAGGATTCTCATCTTGTTTGTCATCTTGTTTCTTTATTTTATAGGTAATGTCACGATAAAGGTTGTACCTGTTCCGACTACGCTTTCCGCTGCGATCGAGCCCCTGTGTGCCTGAACAACCATGCGTGCGAAATACAGGCCTTGTCCATGTCCATTGATCTTCATGTCGTTTTGGTGATCACCCCTGTGGTAACGTTTGAAAATATGTTTTAGAGCTTCGGGAGTAATACCCATACCGTTGTCTTTCACTTCAATGCGGATAGTGTTTGGGTTGATTTCTTTACACGTGATTCGGATATGCACCTTTTCTCCGCCATACTTTAAAGCGTTTTCGATTAAGTTTTGGAAAACCGGTTGTAAAAAATTAGGGTCTCCGGCAATCACGTGTCGATCGGAAAGGTATTGGAGTTGAATGTCTGCTTGTTTCTCTTTTCCGATATTCCATGAGTCCGGACGACTTAATTTATCCAACATTTCATACAGGTTAAAATCTTTAATTTTCAACCGTAAACCATGGGCATCCGTGGATTGAAGTAATATCCGATTAATGGTTTGTAATACATTATTTAATTCGATTGTACTTTTTTCCAGTAAGATTTTTTGTTGAGAAGAAAGAGTTTTATAAAGTACATAGTGAAGTTTGAGCTCAGTTTCAATGGGGTGTCTCAAGTCATGCACGATGCTATGCACAAAAATCTCTCGGTATTTCCCGGTTCTTTTCTCCCAGCGGAGCATGTGGAGAAGCGAAATGATACAGAAAATAAGTAGTAAGGAGATGAAAAAAACTAGCGAGATATGTCCGGATGCCAAGTTTAAAAATCGTTCGAAAGGGTAATTTTATTGCTTGCTGCTGCGATGTGTCCGGTCCGTTTTGTCCCATTGTACGAATTAATGAATTTGCACCTACGAATCAAAGATTTTACAGAAGCTAAACGTTATGCGAGAATAATTATTGACAAACCAGTAAAAATTAACTCTTCTCGAATAAGGAAAATAAAGAAGGCTGCCAAAGTTTTACTTGAATAGTATTTCGATATATTTATGGACAGTGGAAGATTAGACCGTTGATATGGTCATGTTATGTTTCAATTTTTTGAATAAAATGATGCGGGATCAACTTATGCTATTTGGTAATTCTGTGGGATATTTGGGCTTGGCACTTAGTGGATATCAAACATATATTGCTTTTACAGATGGTGATATTACGGGAAATGATATTTTGGGAGCTGTTTCTACGGCTCTCAGTGCTGCTAGTTATCTTTTTGCTTCAGCTGGATTCTTCCCTGTTGCTGGAGTGGTTGGCATTGCTGGATGTGTTGTTGGTCTTGTTTCTACAATGATAAATTTGGCAGGACAATCTTTGTTAATTCAAGTTCCTTTAGAAGATGGTCATAATGTTTATGTATACATATCACCGAATATGACATCATTTGCTTAATTTTGTTGTGAACTAATGTTTTGTTAATAGCGTTATTCTGAGTAGTTTGATGTTTTTTATATTAGGCTACTTGGAATAATGTAAAATATTATAGGTAATGAAAAAATATCGTCGTTCTTTTTGGGCAGCATCCTGTGTAAATTCAATGATAATACCATGGATAGTAGCGTTTGTATTCAGTTATTTATCAGTTAAAGATAGAATAGATATTTCGAGAGTACTTTCTTTTTATGGATTGATATTTGGGGGGATTCCAACATTGGTAATTTTGACTTATTTCTTCGTGTCCGAGTTTTATGTTGTCTTGTCAGATGACGCGTTGATCTTGAAGAACGCAATTTGTCCGTTTTGGAAGAAGAAAGTGTATTATAATGACATGGTGAAAGTAAAGATAATCTACTATGGAGGTGGTCCTTCAATTCCTTTCATGAAAATAGCTACCACCAAGGCACAACGTTCGGGGCGTTATTATCTGGATCGTGTTCGTCTTAAAGATTTTCCAGAGATAATAGATGTTTTGAGAGAGAAAGGGATTGAAGTCTATGTAAATGGAATGGAATGTTTTAGATGAGACGTGGGTAGAGAATAAGAAATATTCCTAATTTTGTAAAAACAATAACGATGAAAATATATCGAGGTTCTTTTTGGTCGGGAGATAGCGTACATTCCTTTTTTATGTCTTATATTTTGGGATTAGTATTTGTTGCCCTATTGGTTAGAGTTGAAATTGATTTTTCATGTTTAAAGATCATGGGGATGTTACTTGTTTTGTTTGCTTTCCCGGTTTGTTTATTGTTATTTTCTGAGTTTTATGTTATAGAAC
Encoded proteins:
- the nadD gene encoding nicotinate (nicotinamide) nucleotide adenylyltransferase: MVQGKEEHRKPVGLFFGSFNPIHNGHVGIARYLLEKELCEEVWFVVSPCNPFKVDRFLLPEIDRLAIVNAAIRGIPGMKACDVEFSMPKPSYTVDTLRVLFDRYPDRQFALIIGGDNVPDFPKWKEYRWIESHCSIFVYPRPGMITPVEGSTGMTFIDAPLFPLSATEIREMIQKGDDISGLVPSEALTLIWESYSK
- a CDS encoding YitT family protein; this translates as MGFVTKEKLFSKDFFITYGWLLGGCFVFALGAVLFAEPYGFAPGGTYGLSMVFHHLWGWETEIAALCMDVPLLLLGIYFLGGMFGVKTIICTFAIPAFMRLIHYLYGYDALLEPGITDRTMLNEQLLSAIFGGIVYGIGIGMIFKARATSGGSDIISMILNKYTHISLGTLVIIVDCTITLSTVVAFGDWRLPMYSWIIVFIEGKVIDLIVEGASVHKTLMIVTKEIDAVKNIILNDIKRGATILPAIGAYKGEPREVIYTILTRREMMVLRHKIREIDPEAFINVIDSREILGKGFKPLDAE
- a CDS encoding PG0541 family transporter-associated protein, with product MKAVFISYNQALTERVAFILDQLQIRGFTQWPLVNGAGTVDGEPRMGTHTWPEMNSATMTIVEDEMVPLILKYVKNLDEVNKENGIRAFVWDITDMY
- a CDS encoding efflux RND transporter permease subunit; translation: MSIYNTAVNKPISTLMVFLAIIVLGVASYIQLPVDQYPKMDPPYITVMATYPGANAADIEENVTKILENQLNSVDDLKELTSTSYDNLSVISLEFEWEVNLDEASNDVRDAVDKAMSSLPDDIDRPTIMRFNTSMMPILIYAVTAKESYPGIDKILDDKLVTRLNRVDGVASVIVAGAPERVVYVDLDPNKLDAYNLTLEQIGNKILAENKDISSGNVKMGQMDYTLRVEGEFEESDQIKNIVLGTKNDKIIYLRDVANVRDTLKDITLEQTINRGRGGVLMVTKQTDANAVAVAKEAKSEIEKAQKELPTDIHFQIISDNSDFIIKSINNLQESLMYALIFVVLIVFLFLGRWRATFIIALTIPISLIVAFIYLFATGESLNIISLSSLSIAIGMVVDDAIVVLENITKHIDRGSRPREAAKYGTNEVWLSVIVTTLVTVAVFFPLTLVSGMTGILFKQLGWIVCITVCTSTVTAISLTPMLCSQLMRIQEKTNSGKFSFYNFVSRMLEKLDSAYEKLIRWVLVHKTVTIVSMFALFFASMFMAKLIKTDFMPQNDQNYLNVYAKMQSGQRVEVTKKVALEIDSIIRNDIPEIKLINLSYGSEEEASFASMMNSTGNNILNMRLRTTDIKERQRSVFQIADQVRGILKKFPDILQYTVTTSSGGSMGGNNVDIEIMGHDFNTTTNLAHQIAEKARQIPGAEDIKISRDEDKSELRIMLDQDKLARHGLTTSEVGSYMRNRIYGYRNSKYKENGEEYDIIVRFDEKYRSSITEIENIIIPDGKGQKVRLKELGEIQEFFSPPNIERKSKQRLLKVSITPAAGVALGDIAAVAQEVINNTEIPQEVSVYIGGSYEDQQESFSSLFLLLLLSLMLVYIVMAAQFESFKMPFIIMLAIPFAFTGVVLALLLTNTTLSIVAALGAIMLVGIVTKNGIVLIDFINLMRERGIRLYDAIAMACRSRLRPVLMTSLTTILGMVPMAISAGEGSETWRPMGVAVIGGMVFSTIITMLIVPAVYAAMDKSGSRDKKKILSKQFKFMADFNAERDLPKKK
- a CDS encoding efflux RND transporter periplasmic adaptor subunit, with the translated sequence MVKNLILSIIALAILAGCSGKKDKTTEKTVEAVPVKVQKLEKTDIAKTLDYAANLQADKQVYYAPAATGRIEKIYVEVGDRIKKGQLLVEMDRTQLVQAEVQLKNLETEYNRAVQLNKTGSISKQAYDAAVTQYEVAKANVDFLKENTKMLAPFDGIVTGKYFENGELYTGAAFGGASKPSIIAIEKINPLKAYVNLAEQYYLSVQKGTKVQLKSNIYPDRTFDGTVSIVYPTIDPASRTFTVEVKIPNNDEALRPGMYGTIDFFIGNTQTMVVPAIAVLKLQGSNDRYVFLNKDGKAKRTAVKLGRRFEDQVELISDEIHEGDELIVVGQGRLVDGSPLSITK